The Borrelia sp. RT5S genome window below encodes:
- a CDS encoding 5'-nucleotidase → MSLIFVLIFILSVRWILNFNLVRNYLFGFISIENRKKIESRLYLYIVQNIINTLVYFISFFTNFYEAESIWFVNFNLLDMVLSFLLVFFTLINILGYYFLIYSKFSKALHNRNEFDNSYFYDMLGILFSFIEFVFYLGILLPFLKQNIDNDYIAICLGILIYSFMCLNSKMFLRRYFLIDLALNIFLYAIVFFYLSLNFFI, encoded by the coding sequence ATGTCTTTAATTTTTGTACTAATTTTTATTTTATCTGTAAGATGGATTTTGAATTTTAATTTAGTAAGAAACTACTTGTTTGGTTTTATTAGTATAGAGAATAGGAAGAAGATAGAGTCTAGGCTATATCTCTATATAGTACAGAATATTATTAATACCCTTGTTTACTTCATAAGTTTTTTTACAAATTTTTATGAAGCTGAAAGTATATGGTTTGTAAACTTTAATTTATTAGATATGGTTTTAAGTTTCTTGTTGGTTTTTTTTACGTTGATAAATATATTGGGGTATTATTTTTTAATTTATTCCAAATTCTCTAAGGCATTACATAATAGGAATGAATTTGATAATTCGTATTTTTACGACATGTTGGGGATTTTATTTTCGTTTATAGAATTTGTTTTTTATTTAGGCATCTTGTTACCTTTTTTGAAACAAAATATTGATAATGATTATATAGCAATTTGTTTGGGAATTTTAATATATTCTTTTATGTGTTTGAATAGTAAAATGTTTCTTAGGAGATATTTTTTGATCGATTTAGCCTTAAATATTTTCTTATATGCTATTGTATTTTTTTATCTATCTTTGAATTTTTTTATATAG